From the genome of Winogradskyella forsetii, one region includes:
- a CDS encoding ABC transporter ATP-binding protein, with amino-acid sequence MKNLISVNQLNIAFYKDRVEKLIIKSISFDIKPNEIVAVVGESGSGKSISSLALMGLLPKPISKITSGSIYFEDKNLVELSEKEFQTIRGKEIAMIFQEPMSSLNPSMRCGKQVEEILKQHFKLSTSEIKTEVINLFEKVKLPHPKRIYKAYPHEISGGQKQRVMIAMAIACKPKLLIADEPTTALDVTVQKEILELLKDIQTETKMSVLFISHDLSLVSELADSVLVMYQGEIVEQGTTEVIFKHPEHNYTKALIAARPSTDFRLKQLPTISDFMSDNVSKTIISDADRAENHKKLYAQKPLLEVIDVEKTYLSKTGWFSKDEPFNAVDGVSFKVFPGETLGLVGESGCGKSTLGNAILQLDKPTSGRILYKGKDIINLSTSEMRSLRKDIQIIFQDPFASLNPRLTVGNAILEPMKVHNIGASNKARKDKVIEILEKVGLEASAFDRYPHEFSGGQRQRVGIARTIALEPQLIVCDESVSALDISVQAQVLNLLNDLKAQFGFTYIFISHDLAVVKYMADQLLVMNKGKIEEIGDADAIYASPQQAYTKKLIHAIPKGL; translated from the coding sequence ATGAAAAATTTAATAAGCGTTAACCAACTGAATATTGCGTTTTACAAGGATAGGGTTGAAAAACTAATCATCAAGTCTATTTCTTTTGATATAAAACCGAATGAAATCGTGGCAGTCGTTGGTGAATCTGGTTCAGGTAAATCCATTTCATCCTTGGCTTTAATGGGTTTGTTGCCGAAACCTATTTCTAAAATTACCTCTGGCTCCATATACTTCGAAGATAAAAACCTAGTTGAATTGTCTGAAAAAGAGTTCCAAACCATAAGAGGAAAAGAAATAGCCATGATTTTTCAGGAGCCTATGAGTTCTTTAAATCCGTCGATGCGCTGTGGAAAACAGGTTGAAGAAATTTTGAAACAGCATTTTAAATTATCGACTTCAGAAATAAAAACCGAAGTTATCAATCTTTTTGAAAAGGTAAAATTGCCTCATCCAAAGCGGATTTACAAAGCTTATCCTCATGAAATTTCAGGTGGTCAAAAACAGCGCGTAATGATTGCGATGGCTATTGCCTGTAAACCCAAATTATTGATTGCAGATGAACCTACAACCGCTCTGGATGTTACGGTTCAGAAAGAGATTTTAGAATTGTTGAAAGACATTCAAACGGAAACTAAAATGAGTGTGCTGTTTATTTCCCATGATTTGTCGTTGGTTTCTGAATTGGCGGACAGCGTATTAGTAATGTATCAAGGTGAAATTGTTGAACAAGGAACGACTGAAGTCATATTTAAGCATCCAGAACACAATTATACCAAAGCCTTAATTGCTGCGAGACCTTCTACAGATTTCCGGCTGAAACAATTACCAACGATTTCAGATTTTATGTCTGATAACGTGAGTAAAACCATTATTTCTGATGCTGATAGAGCAGAAAATCATAAAAAACTTTATGCTCAAAAACCTTTATTGGAGGTGATAGATGTAGAAAAAACATACCTCTCAAAAACAGGCTGGTTTTCTAAAGACGAACCTTTTAATGCTGTGGATGGCGTTAGTTTTAAAGTCTTTCCGGGCGAAACTTTAGGATTGGTTGGCGAATCTGGTTGTGGAAAATCGACATTGGGAAATGCGATTTTACAATTAGATAAGCCCACTTCTGGTCGTATTTTATACAAAGGAAAAGATATTATAAATTTGAGTACTTCAGAAATGCGATCCTTAAGAAAGGATATTCAGATTATATTCCAAGATCCTTTTGCGTCTTTAAATCCAAGACTAACGGTTGGTAATGCAATTTTAGAACCTATGAAGGTTCATAACATTGGCGCTTCAAACAAGGCCCGAAAAGATAAAGTTATAGAAATTCTTGAAAAAGTAGGTTTGGAGGCTTCAGCTTTTGATCGTTATCCACATGAATTCTCTGGTGGGCAACGCCAACGTGTTGGTATTGCAAGAACCATTGCTCTAGAACCTCAACTCATTGTTTGTGACGAATCGGTTTCAGCATTGGATATTTCTGTACAAGCCCAAGTTCTAAACTTATTGAATGATTTAAAAGCACAGTTTGGTTTTACCTATATATTTATTTCGCACGATTTAGCGGTTGTAAAATATATGGCAGATCAATTGCTCGTAATGAATAAAGGTAAAATTGAAGAAATTGGTGATGCGGATGCGATATATGCTTCACCACAACAAGCTTACACAAAAAAGCTAATTCATGCTATTCCCAAAGGGTTATAG
- a CDS encoding 3'-5' exonuclease, whose amino-acid sequence MISKLNLENILFLDIETVPETENFSDLDKTKQELWDAKSRYQRKEEFTPEEFYDRAGIWAEFGKIVCISVGYFKMQGESRSFRVTSFYGDEIKILKDFKNLLISHFSANKHLLCAHNGKEFDFPYIARRMIIHNIELPYKLNLFGKKPWEVPHLDTLELWKFGDYKTYTSLKLLTNVLGIPSPKDDIDGSEVYRVYYKEKEIDRIIIYCEKDTIAVAQIFLRLRGDDLLHENEIKHI is encoded by the coding sequence ATGATTAGCAAACTCAATTTAGAAAACATCTTATTCCTAGATATAGAAACCGTTCCTGAAACTGAGAACTTTTCAGATTTAGACAAAACCAAACAAGAGCTTTGGGATGCCAAATCGCGATACCAACGTAAGGAGGAATTTACACCCGAAGAATTTTACGACAGAGCAGGTATTTGGGCTGAGTTTGGCAAAATTGTTTGTATTTCGGTTGGTTATTTTAAAATGCAAGGTGAATCTCGAAGCTTTAGGGTCACCTCATTTTATGGTGATGAAATTAAGATTTTAAAGGACTTTAAAAATTTACTGATTTCACATTTTAGCGCAAATAAACATCTACTTTGCGCGCACAATGGTAAGGAATTCGACTTTCCATATATCGCAAGACGCATGATTATCCATAATATAGAATTACCATACAAACTGAACCTTTTTGGCAAAAAACCTTGGGAAGTACCACATTTAGACACCTTAGAACTCTGGAAATTTGGCGACTATAAAACCTATACCTCCTTAAAACTATTGACCAATGTTCTCGGCATTCCATCACCTAAAGATGATATTGATGGCAGCGAAGTTTACCGCGTTTATTATAAAGAAAAGGAAATAGACCGCATTATTATCTATTGCGAAAAAGACACTATTGCAGTAGCCCAGATTTTCTTAAGATTACGAGGAGATGATTTGCTTCACGAGAACGAAATAAAACACATTTAA
- a CDS encoding serine hydrolase domain-containing protein yields MKFLKKLLKWLIGIIGLLIIVAYIFDYDYILKGVRVVYFTGHKTAFIDDHPYFENDTIKKGNTTDEWPLHKDYNKISPTKALTTINDEFGTIAYLIIKNDSIFYEQYAEDYGKDSKTNSFSMAKSITTSLLGKAIMDGYIKSLDQPVSDFFGEFEGSKTTVGDLSSMASGLDWVESYSSPFSITARANYDDDLAETILNQKVIKTPGQEFEYLSGSTQLLGMVIQKATGKPLADYLSESFWQPLGAKSDALWQLDDDENKLAKAFCCISSNARDFARFGKLYKDHGKWNGKQLLDSAFVTKATQSRFIGQPYGYGFWISDYLGKDIFAMRGILGQYVIVIPEDNLIVVRLGHHRSPRTINSFPSDFYVYIDEAYEMLEE; encoded by the coding sequence ATGAAATTCCTCAAAAAACTATTAAAATGGCTCATTGGAATTATTGGTCTATTAATTATAGTCGCTTATATTTTTGATTATGATTACATTTTAAAAGGTGTTCGCGTCGTATATTTTACAGGCCACAAAACAGCTTTTATTGATGACCATCCGTATTTTGAAAATGATACCATTAAAAAGGGAAATACTACAGATGAATGGCCTTTGCACAAAGACTACAATAAAATAAGTCCGACCAAAGCACTTACTACTATTAATGACGAGTTTGGAACAATTGCATATTTAATCATAAAAAATGATAGTATTTTCTATGAGCAATATGCTGAGGATTACGGTAAAGATTCCAAAACCAACTCGTTTTCAATGGCCAAAAGTATAACCACATCGCTATTGGGTAAAGCTATAATGGATGGTTATATTAAAAGTTTAGACCAACCTGTTAGTGATTTTTTTGGGGAGTTTGAAGGTTCTAAAACTACAGTAGGCGACTTGTCGTCTATGGCTTCTGGATTAGATTGGGTAGAATCCTATAGCAGTCCTTTCTCCATTACAGCTAGAGCCAATTATGATGATGATTTAGCTGAAACTATTCTAAATCAAAAAGTGATTAAAACACCTGGTCAAGAATTCGAATATTTGAGCGGCAGTACGCAATTGCTTGGCATGGTCATTCAAAAAGCAACAGGAAAACCTTTGGCAGATTATCTTTCTGAAAGTTTCTGGCAACCGCTAGGTGCTAAAAGTGATGCTTTGTGGCAATTGGATGATGATGAAAATAAATTAGCGAAGGCATTTTGTTGTATTTCCAGTAATGCACGAGATTTTGCCCGTTTCGGAAAGCTCTACAAAGACCATGGAAAATGGAATGGAAAACAACTACTGGATTCTGCCTTTGTAACCAAAGCTACACAGTCCAGATTTATTGGTCAGCCTTATGGTTACGGATTTTGGATCAGTGATTATCTGGGCAAAGACATATTTGCCATGCGAGGCATTTTGGGACAATATGTTATAGTGATTCCTGAAGATAATTTAATCGTGGTTAGATTAGGACATCACAGAAGTCCTAGAACCATTAATTCGTTTCCTTCAGATTTTTATGTTTATATTGATGAGGCTTATGAGATGTTGGAGGAATAG
- a CDS encoding methylated-DNA--[protein]-cysteine S-methyltransferase, whose translation MESCTINSPLGHTKISGNDEGVSSISIVDFEDKISETIPEPLQKCAEQLMAYFENSLKVFDLKLNPKGTEFQKKVWKQLETIPYGKTISYLELSKQLGDAKAIRAVASANGKNPLWIVVPCHRVIGSDGSLTGYAGGLHRKQWLLNHESQYKQQSLF comes from the coding sequence ATGGAATCTTGTACTATCAATTCGCCTTTGGGTCACACCAAAATTAGTGGTAATGACGAAGGTGTTTCTTCTATTTCAATAGTAGATTTTGAAGACAAAATATCTGAAACCATTCCCGAACCGCTTCAAAAATGTGCAGAACAATTGATGGCCTATTTTGAAAACAGCCTAAAAGTGTTTGATTTGAAATTAAACCCTAAAGGAACTGAGTTTCAGAAAAAAGTCTGGAAACAACTTGAAACTATTCCCTACGGCAAAACCATATCGTACTTAGAATTATCCAAACAGTTAGGCGATGCTAAAGCTATTAGAGCTGTTGCCAGTGCTAATGGCAAAAACCCACTTTGGATTGTTGTGCCTTGCCACAGAGTCATTGGCAGTGATGGTAGTTTAACAGGATATGCTGGTGGTCTGCATAGAAAACAATGGTTGCTCAATCATGAAAGTCAATACAAGCAACAGTCACTTTTTTAA
- a CDS encoding CNNM domain-containing protein, producing MGLLIFYAVISIFFSFLCSILEAVLLSITPTFINLKKKEGKSYAENLEELKKDVDRPLIAILTLNTIAHTVGAILVGVQAKVAYAELYGTTEKTVLGVDFTVDLMVGIVSTVMTILILVASEIIPKTIGATYWKNLANFTSKALNILIFPLRYTGILWVLQLTTKLIGGKNAHVSTVSRDSFLAMADIAHEEGVFQESESKVIKNLINFKKILAKDIMTPRTMMVSENEKKSVKTFFDENQELRVSRIPIYSANPDNITGLVLKDDIYKEMALDHDTTTLEAIKREILIVERNLPIPTLFEKLVESKNHMALVVDEYGTVTGLVTMEDVIETLLGLEIMDESDNVADLQKQARKSWESRAKRLGMFDDEKQVEYKTDIEVGDTKTEE from the coding sequence ATGGGCTTACTCATTTTTTACGCCGTCATATCCATCTTTTTTTCATTCTTGTGTTCAATATTGGAAGCCGTACTTTTAAGTATTACGCCTACGTTTATCAACCTCAAAAAGAAAGAAGGGAAATCTTATGCCGAAAATTTAGAAGAGCTAAAAAAGGATGTGGATCGTCCTTTGATTGCTATTCTAACGTTAAATACCATAGCACATACTGTTGGAGCCATATTGGTTGGAGTGCAGGCTAAAGTGGCCTATGCAGAATTGTACGGTACCACAGAAAAAACTGTGTTAGGCGTTGATTTTACAGTAGATCTAATGGTCGGTATTGTGTCTACCGTGATGACCATCCTAATTTTGGTGGCTTCAGAAATCATCCCCAAAACCATTGGTGCAACCTATTGGAAAAATTTAGCCAACTTTACATCAAAAGCATTGAACATTCTTATTTTCCCGTTGAGATACACGGGAATTCTCTGGGTTTTACAACTGACGACCAAATTAATCGGTGGCAAAAACGCTCATGTGAGTACAGTGAGTCGCGATAGCTTTTTGGCCATGGCAGATATTGCTCATGAGGAAGGTGTGTTTCAAGAATCAGAAAGCAAAGTGATAAAAAACCTGATCAACTTTAAGAAGATTTTGGCCAAGGATATTATGACACCTCGCACCATGATGGTTTCAGAAAATGAAAAGAAATCCGTAAAAACCTTCTTTGACGAAAATCAAGAACTTCGCGTGTCACGAATTCCAATATATTCCGCAAATCCAGATAATATAACAGGTTTGGTCCTTAAAGACGACATTTATAAAGAAATGGCGCTAGACCACGACACCACAACGTTGGAAGCTATAAAAAGGGAAATCCTTATTGTAGAACGCAACTTACCAATACCAACCCTGTTCGAAAAATTGGTAGAAAGCAAAAACCACATGGCCTTAGTTGTAGATGAATACGGAACGGTGACAGGATTGGTCACTATGGAAGATGTCATCGAAACACTTCTGGGTTTAGAAATCATGGACGAAAGTGATAACGTGGCAGATTTGCAGAAACAAGCCCGAAAAAGTTGGGAATCACGCGCCAAACGTTTGGGCATGTTTGACGATGAAAAGCAAGTTGAATACAAAACGGATATTGAGGTTGGCGACACTAAAACTGAAGAATAA
- a CDS encoding Lrp/AsnC family transcriptional regulator → MDDIDHKIIEMLSANARESFATIGKSVDLSAPAVGKRVKQLEEKGFILGYSIQLNHEKLGIQVKAYIILKIHQSSTIRTAYNQVSYFKEVQRCDRITGEDSLCILAFFRNNKELVNLLERISQYGVPSTSIILES, encoded by the coding sequence ATGGATGATATAGACCATAAAATTATTGAAATGCTTAGTGCAAATGCCAGAGAATCCTTTGCAACGATCGGAAAATCCGTCGATCTATCTGCTCCTGCTGTTGGAAAACGAGTCAAACAATTAGAAGAAAAAGGCTTTATTTTGGGTTATTCGATTCAGCTCAATCATGAGAAATTAGGGATACAAGTTAAGGCCTATATCATTCTAAAAATACATCAATCGAGTACTATTAGAACGGCGTATAATCAGGTCAGTTATTTTAAAGAAGTTCAGCGATGCGACCGAATTACAGGAGAGGACAGTTTGTGTATTCTTGCCTTTTTTAGAAACAATAAGGAATTAGTGAATTTATTAGAACGGATTTCTCAATATGGCGTTCCCTCTACTAGTATTATTTTAGAGAGTTAA